One genomic window of Glycine soja cultivar W05 chromosome 9, ASM419377v2, whole genome shotgun sequence includes the following:
- the LOC114368838 gene encoding LOW QUALITY PROTEIN: lysine-specific histone demethylase 1 homolog 1-like (The sequence of the model RefSeq protein was modified relative to this genomic sequence to represent the inferred CDS: deleted 1 base in 1 codon), whose product MSSFKRIIYGSGSQRNLILVSSKNKIIERSATMSDSTNTNPPPPPVAEPPPPLQSGSPENDVAMSPQNSSEDPDSSLPTQTTPEPAVPDSPDSATTRPDPNPPPRKRRRRKKFFTELTTGPSTRRNDVAKDCDVEALIAISVGFPVDSLTEEEIEANVVSTVGGSEQSNYIVVRNHILARWRSNVSVWLTHDRALRSIRSEHKGLVETAYRFLLEHGYINFGLAQEIQTLKLKPFDGSDRGTVIVIGAGFAGLVAARQLVFMGFKVVILEGRTRPGGRVKTKKMSGDGVEAAADFGGSVLTGINGNPLGVLARQLGLPLHKVRDICPLYLPDGRSVDSEVDSRVEVSFNKLLERVCKLRQAMIEEVKSVDVPLGTALEAFRRVYMVAEDKEERMLLNWHLANLEYANATLMSNLSMAYWDQDDPYEMGGDHCFIPGGNEKFVRALAEDLPIFYGRTVECVKYGSDGVLVYAGGQEFRGGMVLCTVPLGVLKKGDIEFVPELPQRKKDAIHRLGFGLLNKVAILFPYNFWGGDIDTFGHLTEDLSMRGEFFLFYSYSSVSGGPLLVALVAGEAAIRFEMMSPVESVKRVLDILKNIFNPKGIVVPDPVQAACTRWGKDHFAYGSYSYVAVGSSGDDYDILAESVGDGTVFLLERRLASSILQLCTGRFSVE is encoded by the exons ATGTCATCATTCAAAAGAATCATATACGGGTCAGGCAGTCAAAGAAATTTAATACTTGTATcatccaaaaacaaaattattgaaaGATCGGCAACCATGAGTGACAGCACCAACACAAACCCCCCACCACCTCCGGTGGCGGAGCCACCGCCACCACTGCAATCCGGTTCACCGGAAAACGACGTCGCAATGTCCCCCCAAAACTCCTCCGAGGACCCAGACTCCTCCCTCCCCACCCAAACAACACCCGAGCCCGCCGTTCCAGACTCCCCGGACTCCGCCACAACCCGACCCGACCCGAATCCTCCGCCTCGAAAACGCCGCCGCCGCaagaaattcttcacggaactcACCACCGGGCCATCCACGCGCCGAAACGACGTCGCCAAGGACTGTGACGTGGAAGCCCTAATCGCGATCTCGGTAGGGTTTCCCGTGGATTCCTTAACCGAAGAAGAGATCGAAGCGAACGTGGTTTCCACCGTCGGAGGCTCCGAGCAATCCAACTACATCGTCGTCCGAAACCACATATTGGCGCGTTGGCGTTCCAACGTTTCGGTCTGGTTAACCCATGACCGGGCCCTCCGGTCGATCCGGTCCGAGCACAAGGGTTTGGTCGAAACCGCTTACCGGTTCCTGCTGGAGCACGGTTACATTAACTTCGGCCTCGCGCAGGAGATCCAAACCCTAAAGCTGAAACCTTTCGATGGGTCCGACCGAGGAACGGTGATTGTGATCGGTGCTGGGTTCGCGGGTTTGGTTGCGGCGAGACAATTGGTGTTCATGGGGTTTAAAGTTGTGATTTTGGAAGGTAGGACCCGACCCGGTGGGAGGGTTAAGACTAAGAAGATGAGTGGTGATGGGGTTGAGGCTGCAGCGGATTTCGGTGGAAGTGTCCTCACTGGAATAAACGGGAACCCTCTTGGGGTTCTTGCTAGACAATTGGGTTTGCCTTTGCATAAGGTTAGGGATATTTGTCCTCTCTATTTGCCTGATGGGAGGAGTGTTGACTCTGAGGTTGACTCTAGGGTTGAGGTTTCGTTTAACAAGCTGCTGGAGAGGGTTTGTAAGCTTAGGCAGGCGATGATCGAGGAGGTGAAGTCGGTGGACGTGCCCTTGGGGACGGCGTTGGAGGCTTTCCGAAGGGTTTATATGGTGGCTGAGGATAAGGAGGAGAGGATGTTGCTGAATTGGCACCTCGCGAATTTGGAGTATGCGAATGCGACGCTTATGTCAAATTTGTCAATGGCGTACTGGGATCAGGATGATCCCTATGAGATGGGTGGTGATCATTGCTTCATTCCTGGGGGGAATGAGAAATTTGTTCGCGCTTTGGCCGAGGATTTGCCAATTTTCTATGGGAGGACTGTGGAGTGTGTCAAGTATGGGAGTGACGGGGTGCTGGTTTATGCTGGTGGGCAGGAGTTTAGGGGGGGCATGGTGCTGTGTACTGTGCCGTTGGGGGTGCTAAAGAAGGGAGATATTGAGTTTGTGCCGGAGCTTCCTCAGAGGAAGAAGGATGCTATTCATAGGTTGGGGTTTGGGTTGTTGAACAAGGTTGCAATATTGTTTCCTTATAATTTCTGGGGTGGGGACATTGACACGTTTGGTCATTTGACCGAGGATTTGAGTATGAGAGGGGAGTTTTTTCTGTTCTATAGCTACTCCTCGGTGTCTGGGGGCCCGCTTCTGGTTGCGCTTGTTGCTGGGGAGGCTGCGATTAGGTTTGAAATGATGTCACCAGTGGAGTCTGTGAAGAGGGTGTTGGACATTctgaagaatatttttaatcCGAAGGGGATTGTTGTTCCGGATCCAGTTCAGGCCGCGTGTACTCGGTGGGGGAAGGATCACTTTGCGTATGGATCTTACTCTTATGTTGCAGTTGGATCTTCAGGAGACGATTATGATATTCTTGCAGAGAGTGTTGGAGATGGGACAGTGTTC TTGCTGGAGAGGCGACTAGCAAGCAGTATCCTGCAACTATGCACGGGGCGTTTCTCAGTGGAATGA
- the LOC114425580 gene encoding aluminum-activated malate transporter 9-like, translating to MMMGSTARVPKLGSFRHSFAERKERLLSMKGGIGGGYSQIGIPLPESDEEDHSPTRRRCCSYRAVSDGIVGAWKSAKRVAARAWEMGRSDPRKIIFSAKMGLALILLSLLIFLKQPFEDIAKHSVWAILTVVVVFEFSIGATLSKGLNRGLGTLLAGGLALGMGLLSKLSGKWEETIIVVSIFTAGFCATYAKQYPTMKAYEYGFRVFLITYCYIIVSGYHTGEFVETAVDRFLLIALGAAVALGINVCIYPIWAGEDLHKLVAKNFVGVAASLEGVVNNYLNCIEYERVPSKILTYQASEDVVYKGYRSAVESTSTEDSLMGFAVWEPPHGPYKMLRYPWQNYVKVSGALRHCAFMVMAMHGCILSEIQAPPEKRQVFSREVQKVGSEAAKILRELGNKVKKMEKLGQEDILYEVHEAAEELQQKIDKKSFLLVNSESWEIGNRPREEGDPQDLLNMNEERHFLEYKSLSEAVLDLRAVKVPRSWGEQTTPDNKPAAPIGVGDENMFKKQISWPAHISFKADAVTREEESKTYESASSLSLATFTSLLIEFVARLQNLVDSFEELGEKAKFKDPLEHVPPTSGGFWNRLCNCLTFKD from the exons ATGATGATGGGTTCGACGGCGAGGGTGCCGAAGCTGGGTTCTTTCCGCCACAGCTTCGCGGAGAGGAAGGAGAGACTGCTCTCAATGAAGGGCGGCATCGGCGGCGGCTACTCCCAAATTGGGATCCCGCTGCCGGAGTCCGACGAGGAGGATCACTCTCCGACGCGGAGGCGCTGCTGCTCCTACCGCGCCGTCTCGGACGGGATCGTCGGCGCGTGGAAGAGCGCGAAGCGCGTGGCTGCGAGGGCGTGGGAGATGGGTCGCTCCGATCCAAGGAAGATCATATTCTCCGCGAAAATGGGACTCGCTCTGATTCTCCTTtcgcttttgatttttctgaaaCAGCCCTTTGAGGACATTGCTAAACACTCCGTTTGGGCCATTCTCACTGTCGTTGTGGTCTTCGAATTCAGCATAG GGGCAACTCTTAGCAAAGGGCTTAACAGAGGATTGGGGACTTTGTTAGCTGGAGGACTAGCATTGGGAATGGGACTTTTATCAAAATTGTCTGGAAAATGGGAAGAAACCATTATAGTTGTTAGCATCTTCACTGCAG GGTTTTGTGCCACATATGCAAAGCAATATCCAACAATGAAGGCTTATGAATATGGTTTTCGTGTGTTCTTGATCACCTATTGCTACATTATTGTATCAGGGTATCATACAGGAGAGTTTGTTGAAACAGCTGTAGATAGATTTTTGCTCATTGCATTGGGCGCTGCTGTGGCTCTGGGGataaatgtatgtatatatCCAATCTGGGCTGGTGAGGATCTACACAAGCTTGTGGCGAAAAATTTTGTGGGCGTTGCAGCATCATTGGAAG GTGTTGTAAATAACTATCTTAATTGTATTGAATATGAGAGAGTGCCTTCAAAAATTCTCACGTACCAAGCTTCTGAGGACGTGGTTTACAAAGGTTACAGATCAGCTGTTGAATCTACAAGCACAGAGGATTCATTG ATGGGTTTTGCTGTCTGGGAGCCACCTCATGGTCCATACAAAATGCTTAGATATCCATGGCAAAATTATGTGAAAGTAAGTGGGGCACTAAGGCATTGTGCGTTTATGGTCATGGCTATGCATGGATGTATACTTTCTGAAATACAG GCTCCACCTGAGAAGAGGCAAGTCTTTAGTAGGGAGGTTCAAAAGGTAGGTTCTGAAGCGGCCAAAATTCTACGGGAACTTGGGAACAAAGTAAAAAAGATGGAGAAACTAGGCCAAGAAGACATTCTTTATGAAGTTCACGAGGCAGCAGAAGAATTGCAACAGAAGATTGACAAAAAATCCTTCCTCCTTGTAAATTCAGAGAGTTGGGAAATCGGAAACCGTCCCAGAGAGGAGGGTGATCCTCAAGACCTCTTGAACATGAATGAAGAAAGACACTTTTTGGAGTACAAGTCTCTCAGTGAAGCTGTGCTTGATCTCAGAGCTGTCAAAGTTCCAAGAAGTTGGGGAGAACAAACAACTCCTGACAACAAACCTGCAGCACCTATAGGTGTTGGTGATGAAAACATGTTCAAGAAACAGATATCATGGCCTGCTCATATTTCATTTAAAGCAGATGCAGTGACAAGAGAGGAAGAATCTAAAACCTATGAAAGTGCTAGTTCACTGTCTCTAGCAACATTTACATCCCTTCTGATTGAGTTTGTGGCAAGGCTTCAGAACCTTGTCGATTCTTTTGAAGAGTTAGGTGAGAAAGCAAAATTTAAGGACCCTCTTGAGCACGTACCACCAACATCTGGTGGGTTTTGGAACAGGTTGTGTAATTGTTTGACATTCAAGGATTGA
- the LOC114368839 gene encoding aspartyl protease APCB1-like isoform X1, with amino-acid sequence MEDDESPQIKGVVIISLPPPDNPSLGKTITAFTFSNPSPQPSIQPHQHQSQPTHPNAQHNTDPPLQSYPSNPQLSFSFRRLFHSTPVKLFSFFGILLFALFLYGSVSSTTTVELRGRNNDDDDDDKATSFLFPLFPKFGVLGQKDLKLQLGKLSQKEKFLTHRDDGDGSGVVAVDSSSVFPVSGNVYPDGLYFTILRVGNPPKSYFLDVDTGSDLTWMQCDAPCISCGKGAHVLYKPTRSNVVSSVDALCLDVQKNQKNGHHDESLLQCDYEIQYADHSSSLGVLVRDELHLVTTNGSKTKLNVVFGCGYDQAGLLLNTLGKTDGIMGLSRAKVSLPYQLASKGLIKNVVGHCLSNDGAGGGYMFLGDDFVPYWGMNWVPMAYTLTTDLYQTEILGINYGNRQLRFDGQSKVGKMVFDSGSSYTYFPKEAYLDLVASLNEVSGLGLVQDDSDTTLPICWQANFPIKSVKDVKDYFKTLTLRFGSKWWILSTLFQISPEGYLIISNKGHVCLGILDGSNVNDGSSIILGDISLRGYSVVYDNVKQKIGWKRADCGMPSRRLRKKNNFIPDSML; translated from the exons ATGGAAGATGATGAATCTCCTCAGATCAAAGGAGTTGTTATAATCTCCCTTCCACCCCCAGATAACCCTTCTTTGGGCAAAACCATCACTGCTTTTACTTTCTCTAACCCTTCTCCTCAACCTTCTATTCAACCCCACCAACACCAAAGTCAACCAACACACCCTAATGCTCAACACAACACTGATCCTCCACTTCAGTCCTACCCATCAAATCCTCAGCTTAGTTTTTCATTCAGAAGACTCTTCCACAGCACCCCAGTGAAGCTTTTCTCATTCTTTGGTATTCTTCTATTTGCTCTCTTTCTCTATGGCTCTGTTTCTTCAACCACTACTGTGGAACTACGTGGCCGCAACAATGATGACGATGATGATGACAAAGCCACTTCATTTCTGTTCCCTTTGTTTCCGAAATTTGGTGTTTTGGGGCAGAAGGATTTGAAGCTCCAACTGGGGAAGCTTTCTCAAAAAGAGAAGTTTTTGACACACAGAGACGATGGTGATGGTTCTGGAGTTGTGGCCGTTGACTCTTCATCCGTTTTTCCAGTCAGTGGCAATGTTTATCCAGATGG GTTGTATTTCACTATTTTACGTGTTGGAAATCCTccaaaaagttattttcttgatgtggataCAGGGAGTGATTTAACTTGGATGCAGTGTGATGCTCCATGCATAAGTTGTGGGAAG GGAGCACATGTCCTATACAAGCCAACAAGATCTAATGTAGTATCATCCGTGGACGCTCTCTGCTTGGATGTTCAGAAAAATCAGAAGAATGGACATCATGATGAAAGTTTGCTACAGTGTGACTATGAAATTCAATATGCAGATCATAGTTCTTCCTTGGGGGTTCTTGTTAGAGATGAACTTCATCTTGTAACTACTAATGGATCCAAAACCAAGCTAAATGTTGTTTTTGG gtgtggatatgatCAAGCAGGCTTACTTTTGAATACATTGGGTAAAACAGATGGAATCATGGGATTGAGTAGGGCAAAAGTCAGCCTACCCTACCAGTTAGCGAGTAAAGGGCTTATTAAGAATGTTGTTGGTCATTGCCTTAGCAATGATGGAGCTGGTGGTGGATACATGTTCTTAGGTGATGATTTTGTGCCATATTGGGGTATGAACTGGGTACCCATGGCCTATACCTTAACTAC GGATTTATACCAAACTGAGATTCTTGGAATAAATTATGGAAATCGGCAACTCAGATTTGATGGCCAAAGCAAAGTAGGAAAGATGGTTTTTGATAGTGGCAGTTCTTATACATATTTCCCAAAAGAGGCATACTTGGATCTTGTTGCTTCT CTTAATGAAGTTTCTGGGTTAGGCCTTGTTCAAGATGATTCAGATACTACTTTACCCATTTGCTGGCAAGCAAATTTCCCAATCAA ATCTGTCAAAGATGTCAAGGATTACTTCAAGACCTTAACTCTTCGGTTTGGAAGCAAGTGGTGGATTTTGTCCACATTGTTTCAGATATCTCCCGAGGGTTACTTGATCATTAGT AACAAAGGCCATGTGTGCTTGGGAATCCTTGACGGTAGTAATGTAAATGATGGATCCTCAATTATACTTGGAG ACATTTCATTGAGAGGATATTCGGTTGTATATGATAATGTGAAGCAAAAAATTGGTTGGAAGCGAGCAGACTGTGGCATGCCAAGCAgaagattgagaaagaaaaataatttcatcccTGATAGCAtgctataa
- the LOC114368837 gene encoding serine/threonine-protein phosphatase 2A 65 kDa regulatory subunit A beta isoform-like, with protein MAMVDQPLYPIAVLIDELKNEDIQLRLNSIRRLSTIARALGEDRTRKELIPFLSENNDDDDEVLLAMAEELGVFIPYVGGVEHANVLLPPLETLCTVEETSVRDKSVESLCRIGAQMREQDLVEYLIPLVKRLAAGEWFTARVSSCGLFHIAYPSAPEAVKTELRAIYGQLCQDDMPMVRRSAATNLGKFAATVEAPHLKSDIMSVFEDLTHDDQDSVRLLAVEGCAALGKLLEPQDCVAHILPVIVNFSQDKSWRVRYMVANQLYELCEAVGPDPTRSELVPAYVRLLRDNEAEVRIAAAGKVTKFSRILNPDLAIQHILPCVKELSTDSSQHVRSALASVIMGMAPVLGKDATIEQLLPIFLSLLKDEFPDVRLNIISKLDQVNQVIGIDLLSQSLLPAIVELAEDRHWRVRLAIIEYIPLLASQLGVSFFDDKLGALCMQWLKDKVYSIRDAAANNIKRLAEEFGPDWAMQHIIPQVLDMVTDPHYLYRMTILQSISLLAPVLGSEISSSKLLPLVINASKDRVPNIKFNVAKVLQSLIPIVDQSVVESTIRPCLVELSEDPDVDVRFFASQALQSCDQVKMSS; from the exons ATGGCGATGGTGGACCAGCCTCTGTATCCGATTGCCGTTTTGATCGACGAGTTGAAGAATGAGGACATTCAGCTGCGCCTCAACTCGATCCGAAGGCTCTCCACGATCGCGCGCGCGCTCGGCGAGGACCGCACGCGGAAGGAGCTGATTCCGTTCCTCAGCGAGAACAACGACGATGACGACGAAGTGCTCCTCGCAATGGCCGAGGAATTAGGTGTCTTCATTCCCTACGTCGGAGGCGTTGAGCACGCCAACGTGCTTCTTCCTCCCTTGGAGACGCTCTGCACCGTTGAGGAAACCAGCGTCAGAGACAAGTCGGTGGAGTCGCTGTGCAGAATTGGAGCTCAGATGAGAGAGCAAGACTTGGTTGAATACTTGATTCCTTTAGTTAAG AGGCTGGCTGCTGGTGAGTGGTTCACGGCACGGGTTTCATCGTGTGGTTTGTTCCATATTGCTTACCCTAGTGCACCCGAGGCGGTGAAGACTGAACTGAGAGCCATATATGGGCAGCTGTGTCAGGATGATATGCCCATGGTTAGGAGATCTGCGGCCACAAACTTGGGAAAGTTTGCCGCTACTGTTGAAGCTCCTCACTTGAAATCTGACATCATGTCTGTGTTTGAGGATCTCACACATGATG ATCAAGATTCTGTTCGGCTACTTGCTGTTGAGGGTTGTGCAGCTCTGGGGAAATTGTTGGAACCTCAAGATTGCGTGGCACATATTCTTCCTGTCATAGTCAATTTTTCTCAG GATAAGTCATGGCGTGTTCGTTACATGGTTGCTAATCAACTATATGAGCTATGTGAAGCTGTTGGTCCTGACCCCACCAG ATCAGAATTGGTCCCTGCATATGTTCGTCTGCTGCGTGATAATGAGGCTGAAGTACGTATTGCTGCTGCTGGGAAAGTAACTAAGTTTTCCCGCATATTAAATCCCGATCTTGCGATTCAGCATATTCTACCATGTGTGAAG GAGTTATCAACTGATTCTTCTCAACATGTTCGCTCTGCACTGGCTTCTGTTATAATGGGTATGGCACCGGTGTTAGGGAAG GATGCCACAATCGAGCAACTTCTGCctattttcctttctcttttgaaaGACGAGTTTCCTGATGTCAGGCTAAATATTATCAGCAAGCTTGATCAAGTGAACCAG GTTATTGGTATTGATTTGTTATCTCAGTCTCTGTTGCCAGCCATAGTAGAACTAGCTGAGGATCGGCACTGGAGAGTTCGACTTGCAATCATAGAATATATACCCTTATTGGCAAGCCAGTTGGGTGTTAGTTTTTTTGATGATAAGCTTGGAGCTCTTTGCATGCAATGGCTAAAGGACAAG GTATACTCAATCCGTGATGCGGCTGCTAATAACATCAAACGCTTGGCAGAAGAATTTGGACCGGATTGGGCAATGCAGCACATTATTCCCCAG GTTTTGGACATGGTTACTGATCCACATTATCTGTATCGAATGACAATCTTACAATCAATTTCTCTACTAGCTCCTGTTCTGGGCTCagagatttcttcttcaaaACTGCTCCCTCTGGTCATTAATGCATCAAAAGATAG GGTACCCAATATCAAATTCAATGTAGCTAAAGTGTTGCAGTCTCTCATCCCAATTGTTGATCAGTCT GTTGTTGAGAGTACCATTCGTCCCTGTTTGGTTGAGCTCAGTGAGGATCCAGATGTTGATGTTAGGTTTTTCGCCTCACAAGCACTACAATCTTGTGATCAAGTCAAGATGTCTAGCTAG
- the LOC114368831 gene encoding dehydrin DHN3-like codes for MLACIFHHPTSHTTTTSTSLQSKPTTTMASYQKHYDDQGRKVDEYGNVEKQTDEYGNPVHAASVTYVATRTAAGGYSDDINKQHDTTNAYGVDTGRQHSSGGYDGDTNKHHGITGGYNDDTNRHHGTTGVYGIDTDRQQHGTTGGYAGDTGRQHGNIGGPYYGTNTADTGTGPRSGTTGGTGYGGTGGTDYGTTGGTGYGSGTGYGVNTGGAHTEAGYRKEHRQHDQSHGDQNEKKGIMDKIKEKLPGGHSDK; via the coding sequence ATGCTTGCATGCATCTTTCATCATCCAACATCACACACAACTACTACAAGTACTTCCTTACaatcaaaaccaacaacaactaTGGCAAGTTATCAAAAGCACTACGATGATCAGGGTCGCAAGGTTGACGAGTATGGCAACGTTGAGAAGCAAACCGACGAATACGGCAACCCTGTTCATGCTGCTAGTGTCACCTATGTAGCCACCAGAACTGCTGCTGGTGGTTACAGTGATGACATTAATAAGCAACATGATACCACCAATGCCTACGGCGTAGACACTGGTAGACAGCATTCTAGTGGTGGCTACGATGGTGACACTAATAAACATCATGGAATTACTGGTGGCTATAATGATGACACCAATAGACATCATGGAACTACCGGTGTCTATGGTATAGACACCGATAGGCAACAACATGGGACTACTGGTGGCTATGCCGGTGACACTGGTAGGCAACATGGGAACATCGGTGGCCCTTACTATGGAACCAACACCGCAGACACCGGTACTGGTCCCAGAAGTGGAACCACGGGCGGCACCGGTTATGGAGGCACTGGTGGCACTGATTATGGAACAACTGGTGGCACTGGTTATGGAAGTGGAACTGGGTATGGAGTCAACACTGGGGGTGCGCACACTGAAGCAGGATATAGGAAGGAACATCGTCAGCATGACCAATCTCATGGTGATCAGAACGAGAAGAAAGGGATTATGGACAAGATTAAGGAGAAGCTTCCTGGAGGACACAGTGACAAGTAG
- the LOC114368839 gene encoding aspartyl protease APCB1-like isoform X2 gives MEDDESPQIKGVVIISLPPPDNPSLGKTITAFTFSNPSPQPSIQPHQHQSQPTHPNAQHNTDPPLQSYPSNPQLSFSFRRLFHSTPVKLFSFFGILLFALFLYGSVSSTTTVELRGRNNDDDDDDKATSFLFPLFPKFGVLGQKDLKLQLGKLSQKEKFLTHRDDGDGSGVVAVDSSSVFPVSGNVYPDGLYFTILRVGNPPKSYFLDVDTGSDLTWMQCDAPCISCGKGAHVLYKPTRSNVVSSVDALCLDVQKNQKNGHHDESLLQCDYEIQYADHSSSLGVLVRDELHLVTTNGSKTKLNVVFGCGYDQAGLLLNTLGKTDGIMGLSRAKVSLPYQLASKGLIKNVVGHCLSNDGAGGGYMFLGDDFVPYWGMNWVPMAYTLTTDLYQTEILGINYGNRQLRFDGQSKVGKMVFDSGSSYTYFPKEAYLDLVASLNEVSGLGLVQDDSDTTLPICWQANFPIK, from the exons ATGGAAGATGATGAATCTCCTCAGATCAAAGGAGTTGTTATAATCTCCCTTCCACCCCCAGATAACCCTTCTTTGGGCAAAACCATCACTGCTTTTACTTTCTCTAACCCTTCTCCTCAACCTTCTATTCAACCCCACCAACACCAAAGTCAACCAACACACCCTAATGCTCAACACAACACTGATCCTCCACTTCAGTCCTACCCATCAAATCCTCAGCTTAGTTTTTCATTCAGAAGACTCTTCCACAGCACCCCAGTGAAGCTTTTCTCATTCTTTGGTATTCTTCTATTTGCTCTCTTTCTCTATGGCTCTGTTTCTTCAACCACTACTGTGGAACTACGTGGCCGCAACAATGATGACGATGATGATGACAAAGCCACTTCATTTCTGTTCCCTTTGTTTCCGAAATTTGGTGTTTTGGGGCAGAAGGATTTGAAGCTCCAACTGGGGAAGCTTTCTCAAAAAGAGAAGTTTTTGACACACAGAGACGATGGTGATGGTTCTGGAGTTGTGGCCGTTGACTCTTCATCCGTTTTTCCAGTCAGTGGCAATGTTTATCCAGATGG GTTGTATTTCACTATTTTACGTGTTGGAAATCCTccaaaaagttattttcttgatgtggataCAGGGAGTGATTTAACTTGGATGCAGTGTGATGCTCCATGCATAAGTTGTGGGAAG GGAGCACATGTCCTATACAAGCCAACAAGATCTAATGTAGTATCATCCGTGGACGCTCTCTGCTTGGATGTTCAGAAAAATCAGAAGAATGGACATCATGATGAAAGTTTGCTACAGTGTGACTATGAAATTCAATATGCAGATCATAGTTCTTCCTTGGGGGTTCTTGTTAGAGATGAACTTCATCTTGTAACTACTAATGGATCCAAAACCAAGCTAAATGTTGTTTTTGG gtgtggatatgatCAAGCAGGCTTACTTTTGAATACATTGGGTAAAACAGATGGAATCATGGGATTGAGTAGGGCAAAAGTCAGCCTACCCTACCAGTTAGCGAGTAAAGGGCTTATTAAGAATGTTGTTGGTCATTGCCTTAGCAATGATGGAGCTGGTGGTGGATACATGTTCTTAGGTGATGATTTTGTGCCATATTGGGGTATGAACTGGGTACCCATGGCCTATACCTTAACTAC GGATTTATACCAAACTGAGATTCTTGGAATAAATTATGGAAATCGGCAACTCAGATTTGATGGCCAAAGCAAAGTAGGAAAGATGGTTTTTGATAGTGGCAGTTCTTATACATATTTCCCAAAAGAGGCATACTTGGATCTTGTTGCTTCT CTTAATGAAGTTTCTGGGTTAGGCCTTGTTCAAGATGATTCAGATACTACTTTACCCATTTGCTGGCAAGCAAATTTCCCAATCAAGTAA
- the LOC114368834 gene encoding heavy metal-associated isoprenylated plant protein 25-like: MVMRINIDCNGCYRKVKRALLDMPELDTHLLEKNQTRVVVCGRFIPQDVAIRIKKKTNRRVEILDIQDLSESNAEMEDQKPMTNNWTLLATQNKMETCLA; the protein is encoded by the exons ATGGTGATGAGGATCAATATTGATTGTAATGGTTGCTACAGAAAAGTGAAGAGAGCCCTTCTTGATATGCCAG AGTTGGATACTCATCTGCTAGAGAAGAACCAGACCAGGGTGGTTGTGTGTGGAAGGTTCATCCCACAGGATGTTGCAATCaggataaagaaaaaaactaaccgTAGAGTTGAGATATTGGACATACAAGACTTGAGTGAGAGCAATGCTGAAATGGAAGACCAGAAACCAATGACCAATAATTGGACTCTTCTAGCCACCCAGAATAAAATGGAAACATGTCTGGCTTGA